In Catenulispora sp. GP43, the genomic window CAGGCTCTGCACCAGAGTGGCAGACAGACCGCGTCCCAGATCGGCACTCGGAACCGGTGTGACGTAGGGGTCGTTGAGGTCGACGAAGTCCGACAGCGTGTGTGTCCCCACTTGTACGCCGTCCGCGTTCGCCTTGCTGACCAGAGCCTTGGCCGCGCTATCGCTGCCACCGAATGCGCTGTCGAACTGGTAATGGCCGGCGGACTGCCAGGGGCCCTCGGCGTTCGGCAGCGAGTAGACCACGTTGATCCCGGCCGCCTTGGCGTACGCGGCCGCCTGGTCCACGTTGCCGGTGTTCAAGTCGGACAGGACCAGGAACGACTGGGACGTGGCCTGTGCGGTCTTCTGCCATTGTCCGTTGATCGTCGGGTACGGCAGCCCTTGGTTGGCCGCTACCGCCGACAGCACAGTGGGTGCCATGTCAGGGGTGGTGCCGAACAGCGCGATGCTCGACCCGACGACCGAGCCCTGGTTCCCCGGCAACGGCCCCTCCGGAGTCGGGTAGTTGGGGCCGCCGTTGTAGCTGGCCTGGCGGTAGCGCTGCTTGGTGTAGTCGAAGGTGAAGGCACGCAGCAGCGTCCCCCAGGGCGTGCGAGCCCCCACGCTCCACTCCTCCAGCCCGTTGGGCGAGACCTGGAGGTTGGACGGGTCGGAGGCGACCTCGTTCTGCCAGCCGATGGGGGTGTTCACCTCCTCGCGCGGCCAGCCGCCCTCGGTGCCGTCGGTGAGCGGTTTCATCCCGACCGCGAAGCCGTTGTCGCGTACGATGCCGACGGCTTCGCCGAGCGTTTGGGTGATGGTGGTCGGAAGCGGGCCCCACAGCAAGGTCTGCAGGTCACCGCCGCTTGGCGCGACGGCCTTGGTGACGGTCAAGGTGGAGTAGGTCGTCTTGTTCTGGACGGCGACGTCGATCTCGAGGCCGCCGGTGCCGGTGAAGCGGAGCGTGTTGTTCGCGCGGGAAGTCAGCTTGGTCGGCTGCACCTGGTGGCCGCCTACCATCAGGCTGACCAGTGAGGCGGTGCCGTGCCCGGTGGCGAGGTAGTTCGTCCCGGTCCGATTGTCGGTCAAGGCGGTGACCTGCCCGGTGCTGCTGAGGCCCAGATGGAGGTAGCCGGCGTCGACCACGTATCCCCCGGAGCCGTCATGTCCGATGGCTCCAGGTCGGGACTCGGCGCCAAAGGCGAAAGTCCCGGTCGCTGCCAACGCCGCGGTCAACACGGCCGTCACAGCGACTCTGAATCTCGTTCTGTACGATCTTGGTGCAGGTACCATGGTGCTTCCTCTCCTTGGTGAGTAGCGCGCGACGCCCGGTAACCTCGCGTCCTTACATCTCGATCACCGTCCTGTTCTTGCGGGCGCGCTCGGCGGCGAACACGACGCGGTGGCTGGCGAGGCTGGTCTCGATGCCGGAGACGATCAGCTCGGGGCGCCCCCGGTGCAGGGCGTCGAGGAACGCGTTGAACATCGCCTCGTCGCCGCCGGCATGCCCCTCAGCAGCTGAGGAACCGTCCAGAGACGTGTCGTAGACGGTGCGCGTCTCGGTGTGGAAGTCGTAGATCTCGATGAACCGGCCGTCGCCGGTCAACTGGCCGCGGGTGCCGAAGACCTTGGTGTGGCGGTTCTCCAGCGGGGTGAACGCGGCCAGGGTGAAGGAGGCGGTGACGCCGTCGTCGAATTCCAGGTTCACCACCTGGTGATCCACAACGTCGTTATCGCTGTGGTAGACGCAGCGGCCGTAGGGGCCGTCGGCCAGCGCCGCGGTCACCCCTTCCTCCGACAGATCGCCTTCGGCCATGATCCGGGCGAAGTACTGCTTGGTGCCGCCGTTGCGCAGTCCTTCGCGATACAGCGTCGTGGCCGAGTACTGGCACGTGTGCTGCAGAGGGCAGGTGAGGCAGCGGTCGGTGGCTCCGGCCGGGGCCCGCTCGGGGCGGAAATGGGTCAGCGAGCCGAACGAGCTGACCCGGGCCACTGTCCGGCCCACGATGTCGGCGATCCAGTCGATGTCGTGGCAGGACTTGGCCAGCAGCAACGGGGAGGACTCGTCTTCCCGGCGCCAGTTGCCACGGACGAAGGAATGCGCGAAGTGGTAGTAGCCGACCGGCTCCAGGTGCTGGAGCGAGACGATGTCGCCGATCCCGCCATCGCGCAGGAGCTGCTTGAGCTTGACGGAATACGGTGTGTACCGCATGACATGCGCGACGGCCATGGCCGTGCCGTTGCGTCGCCCCGCCTCAGCGATCGTCTCGCAGTCGGCCTCGGTGGTGGCCATCGGCTTTTCCAGCAGGATCTGATAGCCGAGGTCCGCCAAGGCGATGGCGGCGGCGACATGCTCGGCGTCCGGAACCGCGATCACCGCCACGTCGGCGATGCGCGGTCCTTCGAGCAGGTCGCGCCAATGGCCGAAGGTGCGGTCGGGGGTGACTTGGTGCTTGGCGGCGAAGGCTTTGCGGACCAGGTCGCGTGGTTCGGCGACCGCGACCACACGCGCGATGCCCGGACGTTTCGCAGCGATGTCGGCATAGCCGGCGCCACGGGCTCCGGCCCCGAGGATCGCCAACGTCAGCGGACGGTCCAGGACCTCGCCCATTTCGCCGGTGACGAATGCGTCCGGTTCGATGCCGATGGTGGGGTTCACAAGCTGCTCCCATGATGGTGATGTGGTGCGTCAGGGCAGGACCGGTCAGGGAGGCAGCGGAAGCCGCGCAACGGTGCGAAGGCCGTCACCCCTTGGTCGCCCCTCCGGTGAGGCCCTTGACGAAGTGCTTCTGGAAGGCCAGGTAGAACACAAGAATGGGCAAGGTGGCCAGGAACATGAGCGCGAAAACCGCGCCGAAATCGCTTTGGTGCTCGCCGATCGCGCGGTAGATGCCGACCGTGACGGTCGTGCCGTTGGCCGGGCCCAGGATGATCAGCGGGTTGAGGAAGTCGTTCCAGATCCACACACCCAGGAAGATCAGAACACTGGCCGAGGCCGGCCGCAGCAGCGGGAACACCACCGTCCAGAAAGTCCGGAAGCGTCCAGAGCCGTCCAAGGCCGCGGCCTCCTCCAGCTCGATCGGAATGGACTTCACGAATCCGGTGAAGACGAACACCCCGAACGGCACGTAGTAGCCGACGTCGACCAGCACCAGTCCGGGAATCGTGGTCATCAAACCCAACGAGCGCAGAACCTCGGTGACCGGCTCCAGGATGACCGGCGGCGGGATCATCAACCCGCACAACAACACCGCCAGCGTCGCCTTGGCCCATCGGCTGTGGGAACGTGCCAGGTAGTGGCCGAGCATCGCCGAGACCACGGTCAGGACCGTGATGGACAAAGCGGTGACCTCGACGCTGTTGATCAGGCCGTACCAGAACAGGCGGTCCGGGCGGGAGAGGACTTGGTGGATCGAGGCCAGCGTCGGCGGGACGGGCAGGCTCACCGGGTGAGCGGTGATGTCCTGGCCGCGTTTGAAGACGTTGACGACGACGATGTAGAGCGGCAGGAAGAACACGGCGGTCACGAAGCTCGCGGCAATGGGTCGGAGCCACGACGACGTACGCGGCGTTCGCATGATGCCCGGGACTGTCACAGCGTCACCTCCCGCCGCTGCAGGATGCGCAGGGCGACGACCGATATCACCGCGATGATCACCAGCATCGAGGTGGCCATGGCCGCGCCGTAGCCGATGTGGTTGCCGGTGAATGTGGTCTGCACGACCTGGAAGGCGATGGTGGAGGTGGTGCCGTTGCCGGGGCCGCCGTTGGTGATCACCTGGATCTGGTCGTAGGCCTTGAAACCGGTGATCAGCAGCATGACGGTGTTGATGGTCACGGCGGGGGCCAGCATCGGCCAGGTGACGTGCCGGAACCGGGCCCACCGGCTGGCGCCGTCCATCTCGGCGGCCTCCAACAACTCGGGGGGAACGCCGGCCAGGCCGGCCAGGTAGACCACGACACAGAACCCCAGGACCTGCCAGGTGATGATGAACGCCACCGAGTAAAGCGCGAGATTCGGATCGGACAGCCAGCCGGGCGGATGGGCTACGCCCAAACTGTGGAGGGCGGAGTCCAGCATCCCGTCATCGGACAGGATCGCCTCCCAGATCACCGAGACCACTACCGACGACAGGATGACCGGGGTGAAGAAGACACTGCGCAACGCGTTGTAAAAGCGACCCCGCCGATCCAGCATTTGTGCGATGGCCAGACCCAGGACATTCGCCGCGACGGTCACGATGAGGGTGAGGATCACCGTGTTCTTCAACGCGCCGGTGAAGTCGGCGTCGCCGAAAAGCCTGGTGTAGTTCCGCAGACCGACCCACTTCGTCGGCGGGTTGGCGGGATTCTCGTTGGTGAAGCCCGTCCGAACCGTCATCGCGATCGGGATCAGGACGAAGACCAGGAAGACAACCAGCCCCGGCGCGCCGAAGGTCAGAAAATGCAGTACCCCGGACAACCCTCTGGAAGGTCGCTGTCTGCCCGGCGGGGACCGGCGGTCCGCCACACCCCGCTGTGTTCGGATGCCGACGCCATCATGCGGCAGGATCGTCGCAGCCATTGTTCGTCTCTTCCTGTGCGGACCGGTCGTCAATGGAGCTGACCGGCTCTCTTCGAGCTGTCGGCGGTTTCCGACGGGTTCGGGATGTGCGGACCTGGCGGGATCGGATGACCAAGCCCGCTCCCGCCGGCCGACGGCTACTGGCTCGCCTTGGCCCACTCGTCGTCCAGGAACGACGCGAACTGATCGGCGTTCTTCTTGCCGTCGATCAGATCGGCGACACCCGCCGCGGCCTTGTCCGCCACGCCCGCGGGCATGGAGCCGTCCCCGGTCTCGATCGAGAAGGCGTTCACGATCGCGTTCTGCTTCACCGCCTGCTGGTACAGGTTCAAGGTCTCGGTGTAGACCGGGCCCATGCCGGTCGGTGCGGTGTAGTCCTTCAGCGCGATGATCGACCCGTCGGTCTTGACGCTGGCGTCGAGCGAGGTCTTGTCGAGCATGAACGCCAGCGCCCACTTCTTGGCCAGATCCACGTTCGGTGCCTTCGACGACACGCTCATACCGCCACCGGTGTAGGCCGGGACCACGAGCGAGCCGTCGTCGGACGGCCAGGCGAAGACACCGACATCGAACGACGGCGGCTTGGCGTCGGCGGAGGCCGCGAACCACGAGCCCATCGGGTACATCGCGCCCTTGTTGTCGCGGAACGCCTGCTCGTCGTCGGCGTAGGAACGGGACAACCCGGCGGTGTCGATGTAGCCGTCCTTGGCCAGGTCGCTGACCTTCTGCGCGGCCTTGGTGAACGCCGGATCCGTGAACTTCACCTTGCCCGCGGCTTTCTGGGCCAGCCAGTCCGGAGTCTGCTTGTAGGTGTCAGTGGCCACCGCGCCGATCAGCGGATACATGTCGGCCCAGGTGTCCTTGCCACCGCCGCCGACCACGAAGGGGTTGATGCCCTTGGCCTTCAGCTTCGCGCTGTCGTCCAGCAGGTCCTGATACGTCTTCGGCGGCGCGGTGATACCGGCGTCGGCGAAGTCCTTCTTGTTGTAGTACACGAACGGTGTGGGCTGTGTGTCGTACGGCAGCTGGTAGATCTTGCCGCCGATCGGGTTCGAGTGCGGCGAGATGAAATCCGACAGCTCCGCATCCGTCCACGGCGCCAGCTGCCCGGCCTGAGCGAAGCCGTTCGGCGACACCGCGATCATGATGTCCGGCAGCTGGCCGGACGCCGCGAGCTGCTTGGCGTACCCGGCCCGGTCCGCGCTCGGGGCGACCAGCTTCTTGATGGTGACGCCGGGGACCTTCGCCGACGCCCTGGAGATCGCGTCGTCCCAGTACTTCGCCGTGAGGTTGGGCGTCTCGAAGGTCAGGAACGTCAGCGTGACGCTTCCCTTGGCGCCGCCTGACTGGGCGGACCCGCCGCCCCCGCCGCCGGCCGCGCAGCCGGACAACACAAGCGCCGCCACTGCACCGATCGAGACCACTATCGCCTTCTTACGCACGGTGTTCCTTCCCAGCCCGTCGCCGGGCCTGAGTTCGTCGTCGAGGGATGCCTTGCACACGCGGCGGGTGTCACCCGGCTGCGGATTTTTTGAGTCACTGACTGAAATAATGCGGTAGGGTGAGTGTCCAAGGGCCACGGAACGTTGTCAAGAGAGTGGTGGGTCAGTGGTGAGACCATCGGGCGGCGACCGATCGCTGCTCCAGAAGATCAACACCGTGGCGGTGCTGCGGGCCCTGCACGGTGCCGAGCGGCTGACGTTGCGCGATCTCGCAGCCGCAGCCGGCGTCTCGCGCAACACCGCCGAGGATGCCGCGACCGCGCTGGTCGAGACCGGGGTCGCCGAGGAGGTCCGACCCGAGGTCAACGACCAGCGTCGCGTCGGCCGTCCGGCCAAGGTCTACCGGTTCCGCGCCGACTTCGGCTGTGTACTGGGTGTCGACCTCGCCGTTCACGAAGTCAACGTGCTCGCCACCAACCTACGCGGCATCGAACGCGCCCGGTTCAGCCAGCCCTTGGATCCGCGCGCCTCGGCCGACGATCGCGTCGTAGCAGCCCGTGAGGCGCTGCTCTCAACGATGCACACTGGAGGAATCCGTCCATCCGACGTCCTGGCGATCGGCGTCGCCACGACCGGCATCGTCGATCGCACCGGACGCGTCGTCCACAGCACCCGACTCCCCCAGATCCAGGGCCGCAATCTCGCCGAAGACCTGGCGGTGGTTCCCGGCATGCCGGTGCTCGTCGGAAACGACGCCCGGCTGTTCACCCTGGCCGAACGCTGGCTCGGCACGGCCCGCGGCACCGACGACTTCGTCCACATCGTCGCCGGCCGCCACATCACCGCCAGCGTCTTCCTCAACGGACGGCTGCTGACCGGCACCAACGGCGCCGCCGGCGAGATCGGCATACTGCCTGAGTCCCGCTGGGACACCGCACTCCAGGCGATGGCGGCCTGGCCACACGGCCGGGAGGCCACCGCCGCCGCGGCGGCGGCGGGCGACACCGACGCACAGGCCCGCATCGACGAACTCGCCGACCACCTGGCGACCGGCATCGCAGCCGTCGTACTCTCCGTCGACCCCGAATGCGTCATCCTCGCCGGTGGCCTCAGCCGCGCCGGCCAGACCCTCTTGTCTCCGCTCCAGCGCCACCTCGACGCCAAGATCCTCTTTCCCGTCCCGATCCACGTTTCGACGCTCGACCACGACGCGGTCTCGCTCGGCGCCGTGCGCCTGGCGCTCGACCACGTCGAGAGCACCTTGTTCGACACCGAGTCCGTGCGCCTGGCCTCCGCGCTCACGACCTGAGCCGAGGGCACCGACGCACGCCACCGGCTCTCCCTGGCGAAACGGCGGTGGTCCCTGCCTCTCGAACCTGACGCCGGCGTCGCAGACTCTTGCGCCAGGCGGAGGTAGTGCGGGGGCGTTCGAGCGTAGAGACGGCTGGGGCCAGTTTCTCTCCGCAGATGCGGGGCTGATCCCGACTGGCGCGAGGTCTTGGCCGCCCACGTGGTGTGCTCCCCGCGCGTGCGGGGCTGATCCCGAGTTGGAAGCCTTAAGGCTCGGGGAGCGATTGAGGTCGGGACGTGGCGGCCTGGCGGTTCGGCTCTGGGTTGATCAGCAGGTGTCGGGTTGGCGATGGCTAATTCGGTGCTGGTCTCGCGACGAGTGACTCGGCGGTCGGAGCGGTCGGAGACCAGGCCCGCGATCGCGGCCTGGGTCTCGGCGAAGTCCTCACGGCGGCCGGTGTAGCGCTGCATCGGCCTGTGGGGTTCAATAACGCCGCCAGGGCGTTCACCTGGGGAGATTCAGCCTGCACCGGCGGCCATTGCGGAATGATGGATGCTTGTGCCTGTTCGCCTGGTGTACCTCCTGTTCTGCCGGATAGCGTCCTGGCTGGTGCTGATCGGGCGCAGCAGCGCGGCCAAGGACGTTGAGCTGCTCGTACTGCGCCATAAGGTGGCGGTCCTTGCGCCGGGCCAATCCGAACCCCCGACTGGACTGGACCGACCGCGCACTGTTCGCGGCGCCGATCCCGCTGCCGCCCAAAGACCTTCACGTGCATCGACTCATCACGCCGGGCAGCGTGCTGCGCTGGCACCGGCGACTGGCTGCAGCGAAATGGCGACAGCCCCGCCCGCCGGGACGCCCGCCGATCAGCGACGAACTGGTTGATCTAATCCTCCGCCTGTGCGCCTGCCGAATACCTCGTCCTTGCAGGTCAGCAGCATAGGCGGGCTTGCGTGGAGGCGGTCAACCTGGCATCGAAGCTGGTGCTGTGTTCTCGGCGAAGGCTCGGGCATGATGGCAGGTTGTGCTGCTGCGTCTGACCTATCTCGCCGTCACGAACGCCTTCGCAGTCCTGCGGCTGTTGCCGATGAGCGACCGGGACAAGGACGCGGAGATCTTGGCGCTGCGTCATCGTGCGCCACGAGGCGCTGTTGAACCGAGTGGAGATGGAAGGGCTCCACCGTCGGCCTGTCGCAGCAGGTCGGTGAAGCTGGGGGCAGCCTGACCCGGGGGACGACGGGAAGGGTGGGAGCAGCCCCGACAACGACGGGACGCGTCGGCACTACCGGACGGCGCGGGTCCGGCTAGCGAGATCGGAAGGTGTACGAGAGGAACCGTTGTTGTAAAGCCCTTCAAGAGAGCCACCAGCTCGAACCCGGTGGATCTGGGCTGGTATGCAGTGCGCACCCGGGCGTTTCGGCGTGTCGGGGAACTCCTGGGCTGGTTGGTGACGCTGGTCGGGAGGCCATGGTGAAAGTCTGCGGCGTAGCCATGGCGATGCTGCTGGGGCATAGATGGGCACCTCACCGATCGATCGGTTCGCAGTGAACGTGGGAACCGCTGTCTGGCTCCCGTCCCGCGCTCCAGCCAGGAGTGCGAGGTTCGGGAAGGTGCGTGGTCGGCCGAAGGCCGGAACAGCGGGGCGGAGTGCCCGTAGTAGTCGGAGTCCGGGAAAGCCGGTCACAGGGCGAAGGGGCACAGCGGATTCACGCATGTTCGGCACCTGCAATGGGAGGAGTCTTCGGTGAACACCGGGGAACCGCTGTCTTGGCCCGATCCTTTCGAGGCCGAGCGGCGGGTACTGCGGATGCAGGCCAAACTGCACCAGTGGGCGGCCGGCGATTCAGGTCGCCGGTTCGACGATCTGTTCAACCTCGTTGCCGACCCGGCTTTCCTCGTCACGGCGTGGGAGCGGGTCCGGAGTAACCAGGGCGCGCGCACAGCGGGTATCGACCGGGTCAAGCCGCGGTTCGTCAGGCCGGAGGAGAGCATCGCCTTCCTGGCGGAGTTGCGGGAGCAGTTGAAGACTCGGTCGTTTCGGCCGCTGCCGGTGCGGCAGGTGATGATTCCCAAGGGCAATGGCAAAGTCAGAGCACTGGGTATTCCAACCGCCGCCGACCGGTGCGTGCAAGCAGCCCTGAAGCTGGTCCTGGAACCGATTTTCGAGGCGGACTTCAAGCCGGTCAGCTACGGCTTCCGCCCCAAACGTCGGGCGCAGGACGCGATCGCCGAGATCCACTACTTCGGGTCCCACACCTACCGGTGGGTGTTCGAGGCGGACATCACGGCGTGCTTCGATGAGATCGACCACGTGGCCCTGATGGACCGGGTGCGTGGCCGGATCGGAGACAAGCGCGTCCTGCTGCTGGTCAAGGCGTTCCTTAAGGCCGGAATCATGGTCCGGGACGGCACGGTCGGCGATTCGGTGACCGGCACTCCGCAAGGGGGGATCCTCTCGCCTCTGCTCGCCAACATCGCACTATCGGTGCTGGACGAGCACTTCTGCGCAAAATGGGACGCACATGTCACCTACCAGCGCAGATGGGAGCACCGCAGACGCGGCGGCGCCACCTATCGGATCGTCCGCTACGCGGACGACTTCGTCATCATGGTGGACGGCGATCGACATCATGCGGACGCGCTCTGGGACGAAGTCGCGGACGTTCTGGCCCCGATGGGGCTGCGGCTGTCCGTGCAGAAGACGAGGGTCTGCCATATCGATGAGGGGTTCGATTTCCTCGGGTTCCACATCCAGCGGCGCACCAAGGCGGGAACGAACCGTAAGTACGTCTACACCTACCCGTCAAAGAAGGCGCTGGCCTCGATCGTCGGGAAAGTGCGCGTGCTGACGAACAGCGCACGCAACGAATCGCTCGTCGACCTGCTGCGCCAGCTCAACCCGGCATTGCAGGGATGGTGCAACTACTTCCGGCACGCCGTGTCCACCGGCACGTTCAGCTACCTGGACCACTACGCGTGGCACCGGGTGACCCGCTGGCTGCTCAAGCGGCACAAAGGCCTGACGTGGAAACAGTTGTACCGGCGCTTCATGACCGCCCGGCCATGGCAGCGTCTGACGGAGGACGGGATCGTATTATTCAGCCCACAGAAGGTTCCGATCACTCGGTATCGATGGCGGGCGACGCGAATCCCAAGCCCCTGGGCGGGCATTCCCAGCGCAACCGTCTGACCCACCGGGAATCCGTGGAGCGCCGGATGCGCGGAGACGTGCATGTCCGGTGCGGAGGGCGGGTCCGGGAAACGGACTGGCGGCAACGCCAGCACCGCGCCCGGGCCCGACCCCTA contains:
- a CDS encoding ROK family protein; this translates as MVRPSGGDRSLLQKINTVAVLRALHGAERLTLRDLAAAAGVSRNTAEDAATALVETGVAEEVRPEVNDQRRVGRPAKVYRFRADFGCVLGVDLAVHEVNVLATNLRGIERARFSQPLDPRASADDRVVAAREALLSTMHTGGIRPSDVLAIGVATTGIVDRTGRVVHSTRLPQIQGRNLAEDLAVVPGMPVLVGNDARLFTLAERWLGTARGTDDFVHIVAGRHITASVFLNGRLLTGTNGAAGEIGILPESRWDTALQAMAAWPHGREATAAAAAAGDTDAQARIDELADHLATGIAAVVLSVDPECVILAGGLSRAGQTLLSPLQRHLDAKILFPVPIHVSTLDHDAVSLGAVRLALDHVESTLFDTESVRLASALTT
- a CDS encoding ABC transporter substrate-binding protein translates to MRKKAIVVSIGAVAALVLSGCAAGGGGGGSAQSGGAKGSVTLTFLTFETPNLTAKYWDDAISRASAKVPGVTIKKLVAPSADRAGYAKQLAASGQLPDIMIAVSPNGFAQAGQLAPWTDAELSDFISPHSNPIGGKIYQLPYDTQPTPFVYYNKKDFADAGITAPPKTYQDLLDDSAKLKAKGINPFVVGGGGKDTWADMYPLIGAVATDTYKQTPDWLAQKAAGKVKFTDPAFTKAAQKVSDLAKDGYIDTAGLSRSYADDEQAFRDNKGAMYPMGSWFAASADAKPPSFDVGVFAWPSDDGSLVVPAYTGGGMSVSSKAPNVDLAKKWALAFMLDKTSLDASVKTDGSIIALKDYTAPTGMGPVYTETLNLYQQAVKQNAIVNAFSIETGDGSMPAGVADKAAAGVADLIDGKKNADQFASFLDDEWAKASQ
- a CDS encoding Gfo/Idh/MocA family protein, which gives rise to MGEVLDRPLTLAILGAGARGAGYADIAAKRPGIARVVAVAEPRDLVRKAFAAKHQVTPDRTFGHWRDLLEGPRIADVAVIAVPDAEHVAAAIALADLGYQILLEKPMATTEADCETIAEAGRRNGTAMAVAHVMRYTPYSVKLKQLLRDGGIGDIVSLQHLEPVGYYHFAHSFVRGNWRREDESSPLLLAKSCHDIDWIADIVGRTVARVSSFGSLTHFRPERAPAGATDRCLTCPLQHTCQYSATTLYREGLRNGGTKQYFARIMAEGDLSEEGVTAALADGPYGRCVYHSDNDVVDHQVVNLEFDDGVTASFTLAAFTPLENRHTKVFGTRGQLTGDGRFIEIYDFHTETRTVYDTSLDGSSAAEGHAGGDEAMFNAFLDALHRGRPELIVSGIETSLASHRVVFAAERARKNRTVIEM
- a CDS encoding carbohydrate ABC transporter permease; protein product: MRTPRTSSWLRPIAASFVTAVFFLPLYIVVVNVFKRGQDITAHPVSLPVPPTLASIHQVLSRPDRLFWYGLINSVEVTALSITVLTVVSAMLGHYLARSHSRWAKATLAVLLCGLMIPPPVILEPVTEVLRSLGLMTTIPGLVLVDVGYYVPFGVFVFTGFVKSIPIELEEAAALDGSGRFRTFWTVVFPLLRPASASVLIFLGVWIWNDFLNPLIILGPANGTTVTVGIYRAIGEHQSDFGAVFALMFLATLPILVFYLAFQKHFVKGLTGGATKG
- a CDS encoding carbohydrate ABC transporter permease codes for the protein MAATILPHDGVGIRTQRGVADRRSPPGRQRPSRGLSGVLHFLTFGAPGLVVFLVFVLIPIAMTVRTGFTNENPANPPTKWVGLRNYTRLFGDADFTGALKNTVILTLIVTVAANVLGLAIAQMLDRRGRFYNALRSVFFTPVILSSVVVSVIWEAILSDDGMLDSALHSLGVAHPPGWLSDPNLALYSVAFIITWQVLGFCVVVYLAGLAGVPPELLEAAEMDGASRWARFRHVTWPMLAPAVTINTVMLLITGFKAYDQIQVITNGGPGNGTTSTIAFQVVQTTFTGNHIGYGAAMATSMLVIIAVISVVALRILQRREVTL
- the ltrA gene encoding group II intron reverse transcriptase/maturase, translating into MNTGEPLSWPDPFEAERRVLRMQAKLHQWAAGDSGRRFDDLFNLVADPAFLVTAWERVRSNQGARTAGIDRVKPRFVRPEESIAFLAELREQLKTRSFRPLPVRQVMIPKGNGKVRALGIPTAADRCVQAALKLVLEPIFEADFKPVSYGFRPKRRAQDAIAEIHYFGSHTYRWVFEADITACFDEIDHVALMDRVRGRIGDKRVLLLVKAFLKAGIMVRDGTVGDSVTGTPQGGILSPLLANIALSVLDEHFCAKWDAHVTYQRRWEHRRRGGATYRIVRYADDFVIMVDGDRHHADALWDEVADVLAPMGLRLSVQKTRVCHIDEGFDFLGFHIQRRTKAGTNRKYVYTYPSKKALASIVGKVRVLTNSARNESLVDLLRQLNPALQGWCNYFRHAVSTGTFSYLDHYAWHRVTRWLLKRHKGLTWKQLYRRFMTARPWQRLTEDGIVLFSPQKVPITRYRWRATRIPSPWAGIPSATV